The window CGGCCAGCTACCCGCCGTGCGTGTACCCGCGGTCCGGGAGCGGGTCGCCGTCGATGGTGAGCCCCGCGTCGGCCTGGACGACCGTTCCGACCCGCGTCAGCGCGACCGGGCACGCATCGCGCGCGGTCGCGAGCGCCGCCTCCGGCACCGTGACGACGAGTTCGAAGTCCTCGCCGAAGAAGGCCGCCAGCTCCCGTTCGTCGGCCGCGTCGGCGGCCACGTCGGCCACGGCGCCGTGGATGGGGAGCGCGTCGCCCTCCAGCGCGATACCGCAGTCCGAGGCCTCGGCCAGCTGGTGGCACGAGCGCGCAAGGCCGTCGCTGGAGTCCATCATCGCCGTCGCACGCGGTGCGAGTGCGCGGCCCGCAGCCACGCGCGGCTCGAACCGGAAGAGGTCGTTGGCGCGCTTGGGGTCGTCGGCGAACAGCCGGAGCGCCGCGGCCGACCGCCCGAGCTCGCCTGTGACGCAGAGCGCGTCTCCCGGCGTTGCGCCGGAGCGCCGGACCGGTCCCGCCTCCCCGAGTCGGCCGAGCGCCGTCGTCGCGACCGTGAACTCGTCGTGGCCGTCGAGGTCGCCGCCGA of the Haloglomus salinum genome contains:
- the thiL gene encoding thiamine-phosphate kinase, producing the protein MTESGSDPDPDTPLDERAALALIADTLPAAGDDAAVVDGQVLTTDMLHETTDFPDGTTRYTAGWRAVAASLSDVAAMGAAATAAVAVYGAPEFRPDEVREFVRGAREVCAAVDAEYVGGDLDGHDEFTVATTALGRLGEAGPVRRSGATPGDALCVTGELGRSAAALRLFADDPKRANDLFRFEPRVAAGRALAPRATAMMDSSDGLARSCHQLAEASDCGIALEGDALPIHGAVADVAADAADERELAAFFGEDFELVVTVPEAALATARDACPVALTRVGTVVQADAGLTIDGDPLPDRGYTHGG